A genome region from Rhinopithecus roxellana isolate Shanxi Qingling chromosome 10, ASM756505v1, whole genome shotgun sequence includes the following:
- the DUSP6 gene encoding dual specificity protein phosphatase 6 isoform X2, which yields MIDTLRPVPFASEMAISKTVAWLNEQLELGNERLLLMDCRPQELYESSHIESAINVAIPGIMLRRLQKGNLPVRALFTRGEDRDRFTRRCGTDTVVLYDESSSDWNENTGGESVLGLLLKKLKDEGCRAFYLEDEARGKNCGVLVHCLAGISRSVTVTVAYLMQKLNLSMNDAYDIVKMKKSNISPNFNFMGQLLDFERTLGLSSPCDNRVPAQQLYFTTPSNQNVYQVDSLQST from the exons ATGATAGATACGCTCAGACCCGTGCCCTTCGCGTCGGAAATGGCGATCAGCAAGACGGTGGCGTGGCTCAACGAGCAGCTGGAGCTGGGCAACGAGCGGCTGCTGCTGATGGACTGCCGGCCGCAGGAGCTGTACGAGTCGTCGCACATCGAGTCGGCCATCAACGTGGCCATCCCGGGCATCATGCTGCGGCGCCTGCAGAAGGGCAACCTGCCGGTGCGCGCGCTCTTCACGCGCGGCGAGGACCGGGACCGCTTCACCCGGCGCTGCGGCACCGACACAGTGGTGCTCTACGACGAGAGCAGCAGTGACTGGAACGAGAATACGGGCGGCGAGTCAGTGCTCGGGCTGCTGCTCAAGAAGCTCAAGGACGAGGGTTGCCGGGCGTTCTACCTGGAAG ATGAAGCCCGGGGCAAGAACTGTGGTGTCTTGGTACATTGCTTGGCTGGCATTAGCCGCTCAGTCACTGTGACTGTGGCTTACCTTATGCAGAAGCTCAATCTGTCGATGAACGATGCCTATGACATTGTCAAGATGAAAAAATCCAACATATCCCCTAACTTCAACTTCATGGGTCAGCTGCTGGACTTCGAGAGGACACTGGGACTCAGCAGCCCCTGTGACAACCGGGTTCCAGCACAGCAGCTGTATTTTACCACCCCCTCCAACCAGAATGTCTACCAGGTGGACTCCCTGCAATCTACGTGA
- the DUSP6 gene encoding dual specificity protein phosphatase 6 isoform X1: MIDTLRPVPFASEMAISKTVAWLNEQLELGNERLLLMDCRPQELYESSHIESAINVAIPGIMLRRLQKGNLPVRALFTRGEDRDRFTRRCGTDTVVLYDESSSDWNENTGGESVLGLLLKKLKDEGCRAFYLEGGFSKFQAEFALHCETNLDGSCSSSSPPLPVLGLGGLRISSDSSSDIESDLDRDPNSATDSDGSPLSNSQPSFPVEILPFLYLGCAKDSTNLDVLEEFGIKYILNVTPNLPNLFENAGEFKYKQIPISDHWSQNLSQFFPEAISFIDEARGKNCGVLVHCLAGISRSVTVTVAYLMQKLNLSMNDAYDIVKMKKSNISPNFNFMGQLLDFERTLGLSSPCDNRVPAQQLYFTTPSNQNVYQVDSLQST; this comes from the exons ATGATAGATACGCTCAGACCCGTGCCCTTCGCGTCGGAAATGGCGATCAGCAAGACGGTGGCGTGGCTCAACGAGCAGCTGGAGCTGGGCAACGAGCGGCTGCTGCTGATGGACTGCCGGCCGCAGGAGCTGTACGAGTCGTCGCACATCGAGTCGGCCATCAACGTGGCCATCCCGGGCATCATGCTGCGGCGCCTGCAGAAGGGCAACCTGCCGGTGCGCGCGCTCTTCACGCGCGGCGAGGACCGGGACCGCTTCACCCGGCGCTGCGGCACCGACACAGTGGTGCTCTACGACGAGAGCAGCAGTGACTGGAACGAGAATACGGGCGGCGAGTCAGTGCTCGGGCTGCTGCTCAAGAAGCTCAAGGACGAGGGTTGCCGGGCGTTCTACCTGGAAG GTGGCTTCAGTAAGTTCCAAGCCGAGTTCGCCCTGCATTGCGAGACCAATCTAGACGGCTCGTGTAGCAGCAGCTCGCCGCCGTTGCCAGTGCTGGGGCTCGGGGGCCTGCGGATCAGCTCTGACTCTTCTTCGGACATTGAGTCTGACCTTGACCGAGACCCCAATAGTGCAACAGACTCGGATGGCAGTCCGCTGTCCAACAGCCAGCCTTCCTTCCCAGTGGAGATCTTGCCCTTCCTTTACTTGGGCTGTGCCAAAGACTCCACCAACTTGGACGTGTTGGAGGAATTCGGCATCAAGTACATCCTGAACGTCACCCCCAATTTGCCGAATCTCTTTGAGAACGCAGGAGAGTTTAAATACAAGCAAATCCCCATCTCGGATCACTGGAGCCAAAACCTGTCCCAGTTTTTCCCTGAGGCCATTTCTTTCATAG ATGAAGCCCGGGGCAAGAACTGTGGTGTCTTGGTACATTGCTTGGCTGGCATTAGCCGCTCAGTCACTGTGACTGTGGCTTACCTTATGCAGAAGCTCAATCTGTCGATGAACGATGCCTATGACATTGTCAAGATGAAAAAATCCAACATATCCCCTAACTTCAACTTCATGGGTCAGCTGCTGGACTTCGAGAGGACACTGGGACTCAGCAGCCCCTGTGACAACCGGGTTCCAGCACAGCAGCTGTATTTTACCACCCCCTCCAACCAGAATGTCTACCAGGTGGACTCCCTGCAATCTACGTGA